TTTGGCCTCCTCGACGGAGGCGCTCGCATCGACGACCGGACCGCGTTCCAGTTCGAGATCGGTCACGGGGATCAGGGATAGACGCTTCAGACCTCTCTCGGCACCGAGGAAGTCCTCGACGAAAGCGTTGGCGGGCTGGGCCAGGACCTCCCGAGGAGGGGCGTACTGTTCGAGGACGCCCCCGACGTTGAGGATCGCGATCCGGTCACCCAACTGGATCGCTTCATCGATGTCGTGGGTGACGAACACGATGGTCTTGCGCATCCGGTCCTGCAGAGCGAGGAGCTCCTTCTGCAGGCGTGAGCGGACGATGGGGTCGACCGCACCGAACGGTTCGTCCATCAGGAGCACCGGAGGATCGGCGGCCAGGGCCCGGGCTACCCCCACACGCTGGCGTTGGCCTCCGGACAGTTCGGCCGGGTAGCGATCGCGCATCGACGCGTCGAGCCCCATGACCTCGATCAACTCGTCCACGCGGTCATCTATCCGCCCGTCATCCCACCCGAGCAGCCGGGGGACCGTCGCAACGTTGTCTCGGATCGTCCGGTGGGGGAAGAGCCCGATCTGCTGGATCACGTATCCGATGCCACGGCGGAGCTCGTGGGCCTCCTGCGAGCGGATCTCCCGACCGGCCACGTGGATGGAACCGCTCGTCGGTTCGATCAACCGGTTGATCATCTTGAGCGTGGTGGTCTTGCCGCACCCCGACGGGCCGACCAGCACCGCGATCTCGCCCTCGGGGACCTCGAACGACAGGTCGTCGACGGCCGGCTGCGACATGCCGGGGAAGACCTTGGAGACGCCATCGAGGCGGATCATCGTGTCGCCCACGTCGCTCCCCGGCTCTGGGTGGTCCGGTCGCCCCGATTTCAGGGTAGACAACCCGACGATGTCGGCAGGTGTTCCGTCCCCTCTTGCGACGGTGTTACATGCTGCGTACAGTTGTCGCATGACTGACGCGGGAACACATGACCGGATCCTGGACGCGACGATCCGAGCCATCGCCACGCACGGCCTCTCGCGCCTGTCGGTCGAGGACGTCGCCTCCGAAGCGGGCGTCTCGCGCCAGACCGTCTACCGCTACTTCGCTTCGCGTGATGACCTGATCCGCGCGGCGATCGTGGGGGAGGAGCAGCGGCTGATGGAACGCATCGGCGCCGCCGCACGCCGTCATCCGGATCTCCGCCCCTCGGTCGAGGCGGCGATCCTCGAGGCGCTCCGGGGTGCGCGAGAGCACCCCCTGCTGGATCGACTGCTCGCAACCGAACCCGAAGCGCTGTTGCCGGCGCTCCTGCACGGTTCGGGGCCGGTGCTGACCGCTGCCCTCCCCGTCCTCGAGGACCTGATCTCGGAGCGGATCCCGCATCTTTCGCCGGCGCTCGTCCACCGCGCCGCCGATGCCACAACCCGTCTGCTCGTGAGCTACGCGGTCAACCCGACCGACGAACCCCTCGAACAGGTCGCCGCCGAACTGGCCGACCTGCTGGTCCACGGCCTGAAGGCCGAGTGAAGGAGAACACCGTGTCGACCCACCGTTACGCCCTGCCCGTCGAGGAGACCCAATGGCGGATCCCCGGCCACAGCGAGGCCGTGTTCAACTGGGAGTACGACGAGGGGCGCCACCGCCTCCTGAACCTCTACGAGAAGGGGAAGGAGAAGCAGTGGAACGCCAACACGAGGATCGATTGGTCCCTGGACGTCGACACGACCAACACCGACGTGATGCCCGACGAGTACGTGCCCATCTTCGGATCCCCGACCTGGGAGCGCCTGTCGCGTGACGAGAAGAACGTGGTCCGCCACCACA
The sequence above is a segment of the Actinomycetota bacterium genome. Coding sequences within it:
- a CDS encoding ABC transporter ATP-binding protein, translating into MIRLDGVSKVFPGMSQPAVDDLSFEVPEGEIAVLVGPSGCGKTTTLKMINRLIEPTSGSIHVAGREIRSQEAHELRRGIGYVIQQIGLFPHRTIRDNVATVPRLLGWDDGRIDDRVDELIEVMGLDASMRDRYPAELSGGQRQRVGVARALAADPPVLLMDEPFGAVDPIVRSRLQKELLALQDRMRKTIVFVTHDIDEAIQLGDRIAILNVGGVLEQYAPPREVLAQPANAFVEDFLGAERGLKRLSLIPVTDLELERGPVVDASASVEEAKRVMAEHDSTWVGVLDGQRMRGWIWGSDLEPGRPVGEHETRDFRVWIESSSSLREALDAVVNTRNQVAIVYSDDVYVGMLRVEQISAELWL
- a CDS encoding TetR family transcriptional regulator; amino-acid sequence: MTDAGTHDRILDATIRAIATHGLSRLSVEDVASEAGVSRQTVYRYFASRDDLIRAAIVGEEQRLMERIGAAARRHPDLRPSVEAAILEALRGAREHPLLDRLLATEPEALLPALLHGSGPVLTAALPVLEDLISERIPHLSPALVHRAADATTRLLVSYAVNPTDEPLEQVAAELADLLVHGLKAE